The DNA sequence CGGGTGGGGTGGCGTCCTGCGCGAGTTTTGTACAGATTGTACGTTTTGCCAAGCCCCCCGTTTCCGCGAGGGCGAGCAGGACTATCTCGGTTCCGTTGGTCGGGTGGGTATTATGTTGCCAAACGTCGCACGGGGCGACGCGCGGGCGGGAACGGAGCGTGTCCCCGCAGGATAAAGATAGCATGGGAATGGGGCGGAGGCAAATCGGCGGATTTGGGGGCGCAGGCAGAGACGCCGCAGGAATTCCCATAGAAGTGCAAAGAAACGGGCAAGGAATTCCATTGTTGGTTGCCTTTGCGGCCTGTTGTCCAATTGGTTTGGGTGCGGCGGGCGGTGATAGGGTAGAATAATGCAAGTGGCGTAAGCCCCTGTTCCTTCACGGTCGCGGTCTTTGGAGGGTGACGGAATGGCGAATGCTGGTTGGGATGGAGACGGACGGTGAGCTACCGGCGGATTCGGTGGATTTACCAGGTTGGGTTCTTTGGGCTGTTCGTGTTTCTGCTCGTGGCGGGGGCGATGGGGTTGGCCGAGCGGTACGCGACGGAGCTGTTTCTGGACATGTCGGTCCTTGCGGGTTTGGCCACGGTCATCACGCAGCATAATCTGATGGCGGGGATGTTTCTCGGGGTGCTGATCGCGGCGGCGACGCTGTTTGTGGGGCGGTTTTTTTGCGGGTGGGTCTGTCCGATGGGGGCCTGCCAGCAGTTGGGGGCCTATGTCTTTGAGGGAAAGGACCGCAAGGATCGGTATACGAGGAACAGCTTTTCGCGGTGGCAGCGGGTCAAGTATGCGGTGCTGGCGGTTTTCGTTCTGGCGGCGGTGTTCGGCGTGGTGCTGGCTGGGCTGCTGGACCCGATCGCCCTGATTACGCGGTTTGGGGTGACGGTGGTTCGGCCGTTCGTTGACCTGCTGGGCCACGGCGGAGCGACCCAGACGGTGGCGTTCGACGCGGCGGTGGCGACGGGCGTGATCTTTGTCGCGGCGTTCCTGATGAACCTGGTTCAGCCGCGGTTCTGGTGCCGGACGATCTGTCCGCTGGGGGCGATGCTGGGGCTGTTTTCGCTTCGGCCGGTGTTCCGGATGGTGCGGGATGAGCAGCAGTGCATCCGCTGCGGGCGGTGCACGGAGGAGTGCCAGGGGGCGTGCGAGCCGGATAAAGCGTTGGTCCCCTCCGAGTGCGTGATGTGCATGAACTGCATCGACGTGTGCCCGACGCGGGCGATCGCATTCAAGGCGACGCGGCGGCTGGAGGATGAGGCGGCGGCCCAGACGTGGCGTGGAGCGTGGGTGTCGAGGCGGCAGTTCATTGCGGCGGCGGTGGGCGGACTGGCGTCGGTGGCGGTGCTGCGGAACTGGCGGAATATCCTGGGGCGCGGGTATCCGAAGCGGATTCGGCCGCCGGGATCGCTGGATGAAGAGGATTTCCTGGCCCGCTGCATCCGGTGCGGAGCGTGCATGAACGTCTGTCCGACGAATGTGATCCAGCCGTCGGGCGGCGAGACCGACGCTGAGGGGCTTTGGACGCCGGTGCTCAAGATGCGATACGGCTATTGCGAGTACGAGTGCGTCAAATGCTCGCAGGTGTGCCCGACCGGCGCCATTCAGAAGATCGGCATCGAGCAGAAGCACGAGGAGAGTTTTGCCCACATCGGGACGGCATTCGTGGATCGCGGGCGGTGCCTGCCGTGGTCGTTTGGGAAGGAGTGTCTGGTCTGCCAGGAGGTCTGTCCGGTTTCGCCCAAGGCGATCTACTTCCAGGCGGCGACGTACCTGGACGCGGAGGGCCAGTCGGTCGAGATGAAGGTGCCGTACATTCGGGCTGAGCAGTGCATCGGGTGCGGGGCGTGCGAGTACCACTGTCCGGTGCAGGATAAGGCGGCGATAAGAATCACGAGCATTGGCGAGCACCGGTCGCAGGATCGGAAGCTGCTGCTGTAGGAAGCAAGAAGAAGGGGCACGTCCTGGCCGTGCCCCTTGTTGAGACCTTTTCTGGTGACTACTGGGTCCATCCGATGGTTCGCCATCCGGACCACGTCTGGAGGATCTGCATGTAGTTGGCGCGTTCGTAGGCGCCCGGGTTCGGCGAGTGGCGGAGGCTCATGTTGCCTCGCATCTTCTCGATGGAGGCGAACTCGTTGGCTTCCATCCATTGCTGCAGTTCGACCCGCAGCTTCTGGAGGTGCCTGGGGCCGTTTTTCAGGAGGCCCGAGACCATCTGGACGACGCCGGCCCCGGCCATGATCGACTTGATCGCGTCGAGGGTGGTGTGGACACCGCCGGTGACGGCCATCGGAGCGTTGATCCGCCCGGAGAGAACGGCGAGCCAGCGGAGGCGCAGGAGCAATTCCGACGAATCGGAGAGCTGCAGGGCGCGTTTGACCTCGAGGGCCTCCGGGTCGATGTCCGGCTGATAAAAGCGGTTGAAGATCACCAGGCCGTCCACCTTCAGATCGTCGAGGCGCATCGCGATGTTGGGGATCGAGGAGTAGAACGGCGAGAGTTTGACCGCGATGGGGATCCTCAGGGTCTTTTTGACCTCGGCGGCGAGTTCCAGGGTCTGCCGCTCGATCTGGTCGCCGGTGACGTTCGGATCGGTCGCCAGCGTGTAGACGTTCAATTCGAGGCCGTCGGCCCCGGCCTGCTGGATCAGGTCCGCGTACTGGAGCCATCCGCCTTTGGTGGTTCCGTTGAGCGAGGCGATGACCGGGACGTCGACGGCGTCCTTGATCTTGCGGACCTGCTCGAGGTACTCGTGTGCCCCGAGGATGAAGCCCTCCGGGTCGGGGAAAAAGGTGACGGCCTCGGCGATCGCCTCGCTGGGCGTGTCGATGGCGTCACTGATGGAAATCTGTTCGGCGACGATCTGCTCCTCGAAGAGCGATCGCATGACGATGGCCGGCGCCCCCGCGTCTTCCAGCTTTCGAACGTTGTCGAGATTGTCGGTCAGCGGGGAGGCGCCCGGCATCAACGGGTGGGGCAGTTTGAACCCCATGTACGTCGTTGACAGGTCCATGGCGGCCCTCCTTCCTGAGTTCGGTTAGTTCCCGCACTCAAGAATACAGCCGGACGCCGTGGTAGCCAACAGTTTTTTTGTCTACTTCTCGCCGTTGCCGTTCTCGCCCTTGGCGGGGACGGTGAGGGCGGCGAGCTGCTGGTAGACCGCGTACCTGGCCGTGGTGTTCCTCTGGGCGGCTGCCAAGAGCATCTGGTAGCGTTCACGGCTGACCTTCTCGACCATGCGGAAGCGGGTTTCGTTCTGCATGTAGTCGGCGACCTTCTCCTTGGGTTCGCCGGAGTCGAGCTGGAGTGGCGGCTGGCCTTCGGCGAGGCGGCGCGGGTCGAAGCGGAAGAGCGGCCAGATGCCCGCGTTGACCGCCAGCTTCTGCTGGTCCAGGGCCATCGACAGGTCGTAGCCGTGGGCGATGCAGTGGGCGTAGGCGATGATCAGCGACGGGCCGTCGTAGGACTCGGCCTCCTGGAAGGCTCGGACGGTCTGGGCGTCGTTGGCCCCGTAGGCGACGCGGGCGACGTAGACGTTGCCGTAGGTCATGGCCATCAGGCCGAGGTCCTTCTTGGGAATGGCCTTGCCGGCAGCGGCGAACTTGGCGGCCGCTCCGAGCGGCGTGGCCTTGGACTGCTGTCCACCGGTGTTGGAGTAGACCTCGGTGTCGAGGACCAGGATGTTGACGTTGCGGGTGTTGGCGACCACGTGGTCAAGTCCGCCGTAGCCGATGTCGTAGGCCCAGCCGTCGCCGCCGAGCAGCCAGATGCTCTTTTTCGTCAGGTAGTCGGCGAGCTGTTCGAGCCAGCGGGCCTCGGGCTTGTCGGCGATCTGGGCGAGCTTCTCCCGCAGGGTTCTGACCCGCTTGCGCTGTTCGGCGATGCCGGCCTCGTCGGATTGATCGGCTTCGAGGAGGCCCTTGGCCAGTTCCTCACCGATCCGGGAGGCGAGCTTTTCGACGAGCATGCGGGCCTGACGGTTGTGGGCGTCGACGGCGAGCCGGAAGCCGAAGCCGAACTCGGCGTTGTCCTCGAACAGCGAGTTGGACCAG is a window from the Phycisphaerae bacterium genome containing:
- a CDS encoding 4Fe-4S dicluster domain-containing protein — translated: MSYRRIRWIYQVGFFGLFVFLLVAGAMGLAERYATELFLDMSVLAGLATVITQHNLMAGMFLGVLIAAATLFVGRFFCGWVCPMGACQQLGAYVFEGKDRKDRYTRNSFSRWQRVKYAVLAVFVLAAVFGVVLAGLLDPIALITRFGVTVVRPFVDLLGHGGATQTVAFDAAVATGVIFVAAFLMNLVQPRFWCRTICPLGAMLGLFSLRPVFRMVRDEQQCIRCGRCTEECQGACEPDKALVPSECVMCMNCIDVCPTRAIAFKATRRLEDEAAAQTWRGAWVSRRQFIAAAVGGLASVAVLRNWRNILGRGYPKRIRPPGSLDEEDFLARCIRCGACMNVCPTNVIQPSGGETDAEGLWTPVLKMRYGYCEYECVKCSQVCPTGAIQKIGIEQKHEESFAHIGTAFVDRGRCLPWSFGKECLVCQEVCPVSPKAIYFQAATYLDAEGQSVEMKVPYIRAEQCIGCGACEYHCPVQDKAAIRITSIGEHRSQDRKLLL
- a CDS encoding dihydroorotate dehydrogenase-like protein → MDLSTTYMGFKLPHPLMPGASPLTDNLDNVRKLEDAGAPAIVMRSLFEEQIVAEQISISDAIDTPSEAIAEAVTFFPDPEGFILGAHEYLEQVRKIKDAVDVPVIASLNGTTKGGWLQYADLIQQAGADGLELNVYTLATDPNVTGDQIERQTLELAAEVKKTLRIPIAVKLSPFYSSIPNIAMRLDDLKVDGLVIFNRFYQPDIDPEALEVKRALQLSDSSELLLRLRWLAVLSGRINAPMAVTGGVHTTLDAIKSIMAGAGVVQMVSGLLKNGPRHLQKLRVELQQWMEANEFASIEKMRGNMSLRHSPNPGAYERANYMQILQTWSGWRTIGWTQ